tgACCAATTAAATTTATGGCAGAAagctctgctcttttcttttttgttctctcaAAAGAAATCAGCAGTGCTCAACTTGATGGGTTGGAATTCTACTCAAATTCCAGTTAATTTTGTTACAAACAGATGAACAGGAATTCCAGATACTGTTTCCAGAGCAGAAATTCACATTTGTATGAAAATTCCATGTTTGTACTCGATTGGGACACAGAACGTAGAACTACTGTCAGCAGTGCATGAATAAACCATTCACATTTGATCTGGAACCTTAACATCAGAAAGCTGTACTCTCCgttcagaattttcatttacCTTGTGCAAATCAAGTCAAGTCTTCATGTGTCAAGAGCACACTTAAAACTGTCCATGTTGTATATACAAGACATCTACCATTCAGGCAGTGCAAAATACATCCTTTCATAACAAAACTAAAATGTACCTCTCAAAGTATGAACAAGAATATACACATAATACATGATGTACACTATTTACACATccataaaaaatataatacaagGAATTTTGTATGTGATTATAAGACTTGACAGTCtttcgtttgtttttttttttttaatttttttttttttttaaattcttttgtttGCAACAAGGCATGTGTAAGTTTCCTGGATGGAGTTTGCTTCGCAACTATTCCGAGAGCTTGGAAACTACACCTGAACTTTGAGGAGAGTTTTCAAATGGACTGCCATCAACTCCCTGTTTTGGTCAGAAAGCTCAGCTGTGCCCCCCACCCAGTGGCTGGGGGGCTTTGGAAGGACACTAGGAGATGGCGGGTCGCTGAATTTTGCCCCAGcatagttttctttttggttcGCGTCTGTGAGGGTGATGGGTTTCTTGGACTTggcatttctgaagttttctgtgtttttaagtggctttttctcctgcttctgaATGATTTCTGGCGGTACCGAATCTTGCCAAAAGTTCTCTATCTTTTTTGCCGAGGCGATCTTTGTCAGTGGCACGTTACATTTACTCTTCTGCCTGTTAATCTTTGGTTGTTCACACAGATGTAAACCGTGAACGGGTTGGCCGTGGGGAGTGGCAGCCTTCTCAGTCTTTCCCATCttgttctttaaaaactgaagagacAAAGAATTCGCGTCAGCACACGAACCCTCTCAGGATTCCAGAGGCGCCTGTGGCAACGGACGCCGCGGCAACGAGCCGTCCCCCTTCAGGCTACCCTACGTCTTCACAACTCCTCTGTTACTAAGCGCGCGGCCGGCAGGCGCACCCGGCTGGGACGCGGACCACCACAGCCCCCGAGGACTCCCTCACCGTTAGCGCGCGGCCGCCATGGGGCGCTGCGCCCCCCGCACGTCCCGCCTGCGCGCGCAGGGGCAGCTGGCGCGCGGCCAGCAGGCTAAATCCGGCTGTTGCTGGGCGCAACTGCGGCCGCCCATTGGTGGAGGCCGGCAGCCAATCGCCGACAGCGATTTCACTCgcttcctccccccccccccaacaatGAACGTAACGGAAACTCTCCTCCCCCCGCTCCTAACACGCACACACAGGGCGAGGGGAGGGGGTAAGCCGCCCGCTGCctcccccaaccccccccccccccccaatccGAGGGGGTAACAGAGCGCCgtgaaagggagaaaagtcAAAGTTTCGGCGCCCCTTCTTACCTCCTTCCTGAGGGGTCTGCTGGGCGCGGGTCTGGAGGGGGCGGGTGCGAGGGACTCTTCGGCGGGGGTCGCCACCAAGCCGGGAGCGGCAGAGACAGCTGAGGCGATGGGAGTGCCAAGTTCGGCCGGGCCGTGCGCTCCCAGCGGCGTCCTTCTGCCCAGGCCGGCGCGGTGCTGCTGGAACTGCTGGTAACGGCTCGGCAGGAGCCCTGCGGGGCCCGGCCGGATCTTGCCCTTCCTCCGCCTCACTCTCTTCAGCGCGGGCCGCGCGCTGCCCCCCAGacctgccaggcagcagctgggctggttCTCACAGTTGTTGTCCCCTCGCctgaggtgctggaggagcGTCGAGGGCAGCCGCCGGGGGTCTTCGGTGCCCGCCGAGATTCGAGTCAGGAAGGGCGGCGGCGCCGTGGTGGTGACCATGGTGGGACGTGGGTACCCAGAGCTGTAAAGGGGAGAAGGGTCGAGCCCAGGCAGGGGTGAGCGGCTCGGGTCGCTGAGGGCTATCTGCCTGAGCTTTGTAGGCTGAGATGGTAGCACGGTCGGATCGGCTGCTAGGAGAACATGGCGGGGGAGTGAGAAGAGCAACCAGCAGCGCCCCTGTGTTGTTACACGGGCTGGGCACGCCTCCTTCCGCCCTCCCGCCAATCGCCGTGCGAGGATGGCGGGAGCGGCGTGCCTCTCCGCCGGGCACCACCAATCTCAGCGAACCGGCGGCCGCTTTGGCCCCGCCCCGACCAATCGGAAGCGACACAAACACTTGTGGCTCCGCCCGCTTCCGCAGGCCGCCCAATCCGGGAAGACACAAACAACGGGCACGCCCCAGTTTCCTAGTCACGGGCTCGAAGTGCGAAGCGAACGGATGGGACGGGTGCTTCCCCTGCTGAGCACCGCCGGCCAATCCCGCGCAGCGCAAGCAGCATCGGCCACGCCCCCTCGAGACGCGCAGCCAATCGGAGGGGACGTAAACAGGCGGCGAAGCGCCTCCCCGGAGGTGGTGGCTGCGTTCCCTCCCGGGCCTGCTATGGAGCTGCCGGTGCCGCGGCCTGAGGCCGCTGCCGCTCCCCTGGCCGGGGAAGGAGCGAGCCGGGACGAGCGCAGCTTGGAGGCGCTGAGCCTGGCCGCCGGCGGTGGAGCGGTGGCAGGGCGGTCGCTGCCGGAGGGGCGGCAGCTGCCGGAGGGGCGGCGGGCGACGCTGGCGAGCGCCCTGGAGCTGGAGGGGACGGTGCTGCGCGAGGGCCGGCTCACGCAATTCGTGGCCAACAACCTGGAGCGGCGGATCCGGCTGAGCGGCGTGCCGCGGGGCgagccggcggcggcggccgggggCAGCTCCATCCCCGCCATCGACCCCGGGGCGCTGCAGGACGTGGTGGCGCTGGCCGGGCAGGTGGCGGCGCAGGTGGACGAGCTGCTACGCAACGTGCACTGCGGGCTGCAGGCGCTGACGGCGCTCAGCGTCGGCTGCATCCAGACCTACCGCGACGGCGTGGAGAGCCTGGGGGAGGCGGCCGACCTCAGCATCCGCGCCATGTACGCGCTGGTGGCGCGCTGCGAGGAGCTGGACCGCGCCATGCAGCCCGTGCCCGCCCTGGCTAAGCGCATCCGCGACATGAAGGGCACGCTGGAGCGCCTCGAGGGGCTCTGCAAGTAGCTCTCGGCGCGAAATGGCGGCCGACGTGCGCCCCTGGGCGATGCGGAGCTGCGCGCCGGgtcgggccgggccgggcggccCAAGCTGCAGTTGGAGGGAGAGTGCTCAGTTGAAGCGCGACGCATCGCTCGCGGCGCTTCCCGGCTTAACTCCATTAAAGAATTTGGATTCCTCCTGCCTTACGCTTTCTATTTATTGAGGGCTAGGAAAACTGACCGAGCTCAATTAAAACCGACTGTTGGTGTTTCTGCCTGACCGATTTTGAAGTCGTTGTGAATAGTTTCTTGATGTTTACGGGCATAggtgctgctttgcagctgaCTCGGTGCCTGATAGGAGGAACCCTGTCTTACCGCTCGCACTCTGTCGCAGCACACAGCTGTAAGATGATATAAATGAGAGAATTCAAGTAAGTAGCCAAAAACTCGTGTTCTATCAAACCCACGGAACAGAACTGAGATTCAGCTAAGAAAAACCAAATGCAAAGTTCTAAATAAAGGCCTTCAGATAAAACATGCTTTGCGTGTGTTAGCATCTATGGTTTACACAGCGTGGAAGTTCAAAGCATCACTGTGAAATGCCTCTTTaattagaatcatggaatcgtaggggctggaagagacctctggagatcatcgagtccaaccccctgctaaaggaTGTTTCCTACAGCAGATTGCAGAAAGGTGTCCAGCTCGGTCTTGTATATCTCCTAAGTAGGAaaccccaccacctcctggggcagcctgttccagtgctccttcaccctcacagtaacgttttttctcatgttcatatggaacttaatatgttccagtttgtgcccattgcccattgccccttgttctgtcactgcacGCCACAGAAAAGAGATAAGAAATACATCATTGCATTACACAAGTGTATGATTGACATAGGTCCTTTAGGAGAATTTGTGTAACACAAAGTTTTTGTTCATGCATTGCTGTGTATAGAAGTTACTTTGCAGTGCCACCAGTATTTTCACTGAGGCCTGGGAGAAGTTCTCTGCTGGCCGTGGTTCTGATGCAGGTAGATTTCAGCAGTCTGTTTAGGTTACAAATGTCCTTGCAGCAAGATTCACCATAGAAATGATCACTGTGATCTGTAGTATGTATAATGGTGCCACTGGCGTGAGCAGTGTCCCCTAAAAGTCTTGGGGGAAAGGTATCCAGAAATACCACGTGAGTCCTATACCTGGATTTGTAGTGGTGAGGTTTGTAGTGGGTACAGCTCTCACTCCACCACAAACTCATCCTAAACACTGACAATACACAGTGCTTCTAAATACACACAGTACTAAATCGTAACAAAACAATGAGCTTTCTACACTGCCCTGGTTTGCAGTCCATGACCAACTTTGTGCCTCTCAGCGTGGCTTCCCCCTTGGCACAGGGAATGTGTTTTGTATGTGGCCTTCCTGCCCAcacagcaggaggaggctggaAGTGGGCCAGGCTCTGCTCACTCAGTGGTGTCTGCTAGGGAATAGTTGTGGCTCTAGAAAGAGACTTACCAGTTAAAGAATGGAGGTTAGTGGAGGGAGAACAGAGAATGTGTGGCCTAGCAGATACCAGAGGTCTCATAACACCACAGGAACAGCTGTAATCTGGATGATTTTGGGGTGTTATTCTTGGGAAAGCTTGATATTGTATTGTTTATCATGGAGGTGCAGTCATTTTGTTAagtatgggtttttttttttatatatatcaGGATTTAAGACCAaaattttatcttgttttatGAGTATTGTTGAGATGTACCTGATTTGTTATTATAGTCACATGTACAGCTACATTCTACTCAATCAAAGGTTAAGCTTTTAAAGTACACGCATTTTAGTACACTATTGGTTTTCAGTAGCTTTTCATTTACAGTCACTTATGTTCAATGCTAATTCTCTGCTAAAGTTGTCAggtctgtaaaataaaatagttacTTTTATGTTTGAAATTGTTACTGATTAGTTGTTGTTTAAGTTTTCACTtcttaattattcattttcttattaagtaaaataatttgaagctAATTTAAACTCTGCTCTTTTACCTGTGTGGAGACCCATTACTGTGATTGCAGAGCTGGTTTCTGTCTGGGTCCCCAGGCAGTAATTTCTGACAGTGATGTCATTCATGGGATGAAAAAGAGCTGAGTAGTGAATCACAGGCATGAAGGCAGTGGTAATTAGCCTGCgtattttgcttctttcatgTCAGTGTGAAGGCTTCAACTTGTACGAAGATCAAACTCAGCTGAGCTAGGCAAAGTGGTTTTCGTTCCCAGGCTCCTGCCTTTCCCATGCACCACACATTCACTGTCCCTGTGGCAGGCATGGCTGAATGAAACCAGCCTGTTCTGTGCCACCACAGTCAACACCAAGGCATTTGTTCTGTGCCATGCGAATCAGTACTGAAATGTtaatgctgagctgctgtggttTGCAGCCCTCCTCTCAATCCTGGCTTCCTTTGCTGCAGAACTGTGTCACTTGGCAGCATCCATTATCAGTGCTGCTCTGATGCCAGCCCTTCCCTTGAAATCGTATTTGGACTGCTTGTGAGCTACGTGCAGCTTGGAAGCCATCAGTGAAcctgatgctgctgcagctggagattGCTACGCTGCCTTTTTGATCCTAGGCCAGGCTTTCTTGTGCCTCTTCTGTGTTATCCCTGGTGCTTTCCAGCTTTTGGATGTTGAGCTTAGCTTTCAGGTTATTTGAGCCTTTTTTCTTAACCTGTCACTGAGCAGATAGAACCGTGTTTGGATTTACCAAGATTTAACacatttgcatatattttcttGCTTAATCAAGTCAGCTTTACAGTTGGCTTTGCGTTCCTTATCAGCTGCCAAATGAACTGCTGTTCTGACAAGACGGACAaggtcagagaagaaaaacaacaaaatgacgTGCCAAATGCTAAGCAAAGCCAGGTACAGAATTGGCTGTTCTAGAATGTACTTCCCTTTTCTGATAACTGCCTAGAAATTAGGTtagtttgttattttcttttcattcaggTCAACTCAGAGTTGATTAaggaaatcttttatttttttttcctaagaaaagtGTGATTGGTTCTCTTTTATTCAGATCTTTTTGTTCCTTCATCATTTGTGACTCTTAACTGATCCTAAATCCATGCTATTCGGAGAAGTTTTACCAGATAAAGTCTTACTGCATCAGAACCCTCCCCCCACTCATCAGAAGCAGGAATGAACATCACTGGCATTTCACCTTTGAGGCTTCTTTCCAATGTTACTTAATTGTACCATCTGTTCAGTAAGTAAATATATATCAACATTTTGTGTATCTTGCTGCTAACCAGTTACTAAAGTATACAGTAGTTTTTCCAGCCCCAAGGTCTTCCGGCTGGAATTTCTAGATTAATGGTTGTACTTACTCCCATTCCTAACTGAGTTACAAAGTATGTGGAATGTGAAGTGGTTGGGAGCAGTGTATTAGTTGAATTGAAGTAAATATGTCTCGGTATTAAAGATGCATCTATTTTGAAATGGTTTTGGATAGCATGGCTGTGCTACCAGAAGACAAACAACTTAATTTTAAAGCTTCAAAATTATTAGCATCTTTACAGAAGAGTAGTAGATCAGCTATTGTAGCAAACTGTGCTATCTGAAACTGCGAAAGCACTCTTCAAAATAGAGGCTTTTGCAAAGGGCATTATCCAATGTAAGGCAGGTATTACCATCAGAATGCACACTACGTCATCCTGCTCAACACTGGCGTGTACATCGTGTTCCTGCCACAGCTTACTTTTATTGCTAGGAAATTGCTTTGAGAGAGGGACATTCCTATAAAGGTCATAATCTGTGCAGAGCCAGGGGATTAACTTGATGctccttgtgggtcccttccaacttgggatgttctgtGAGTCTGTGAAGAATTCAATTAGAATGATTTCTGTGAAGATTGTCCCTTTTTCTGTCCCCACCCTAACCTATTCCAGGAAACATATCATGGATTGTCCTTTCTGCTATGTATCTAAGAGAACATATGAGAGGGAGTTTCTTTACATTTCTCCTTTAGAAAGCTAAGACTGTTATTGCATCAGCTACTGGAACTGAAACTCATTGGGTTTCACATTGCTGCTCCAGCTTGGTGGCTGGGGAAAGCTGTTGAGATCATTACGTTATTCAAAGCCCAAGTAGCAGAAGTGGGACTGGCCCTGGGCTTCCGCCTTGGCAGTTAAGGTCCTCCTACCCCCTTCCATGATGATGGTAGAATTATGCCCTTATCTGGTAATGGGGAGAATGATAAAGAATCAACATCTCACACTTTCCTGCGGTTGTTTCTCTCCTACTGTTTACATACGCTAGAAgcaatgcaaaaacaaaagctaacaacaaaaaccaaacataaCCCCCTGACCCAAAGGCTGATAAGCAATCGTCTTCCCCACTCCGTGAGGATGTCACTAGGTTGGCAACTTCATAAATAATCATAGTTTTGGCTACCAAGGATAACGCATGTGAGCTGGCTCTCTGCAGCCATGTTAAATCCTGGTGAGAAGTAAGGGAACATGagtgtaaagaaaacaaaatcctacatttttattttaatactgataAGGTTGGGTATATGACAGTCTGTGCAACGCTTTCATAACTGCTGTCTCTTTTTTGCTAGTAGGGTTCTGCTGTCCTGCACATTGGCTCAGAATGCATCAatgttaattaattaattgggaaagcagaaaggcatTGTTGAGACAATCCCAGAATTTTGTCCAacaatgtatttcttctgtgtgaCCAGCCGtgccttttccttattttcttgaTGGACAATACTGGAAAAGTTCCCATCTTTAAACTTGCTTATAATGCAAACAGCCGTGCCCAGTGAGTTGTTAGGAAATACATTGttaaggaaagcttccttgtCTGGAAATACATATaaacctgggaaaaaaaaatccacaaagtTGTCAGACAATCATTTATAACTTTGCAGCGATCTAATAATAATGTCTGGTTTGTCACGGGGGTTGTTGGACTGTACTctgtagcagaaaataaaaaagatccAAAGTTGAAGCCttacatatttaataaatgagTTTTCATTCTGTAGCCTCATCTCATCAGTGAAGCTTCTGGCCATATTCACTGTAATGAGATTTTTCCTGTCTGAACTTGAACTGCTGCCATCAAGGAAATGCTAACCTGAAAGTAAGCTCCTTTAAAGTCAGAGTATCATTTGACtttgttcctctttctgttttcactgcctAGGCAATTTGTTTACttgctggatttcttttttttcaggctggGACTTTCCAGTGACGTTTCCTCGGCTGGAAAGAGAGCAGAGTTCTTCATTGCTGAACAATATTgggattttccattttccaagaCTCTTCCCCTATGCAATTTATAGTTGATGATAGAGATCtagtttggttttatttccctcttcaGAGAAAGGGATTTGCAACTACAAGCCTTTCATCTCTCCTGTCCAATGTCATCAGCTTTCTTTtgagaaagtattttgaaatttattaCGGTTTCCACCTTCTTTACCATTTTCCATGGCACACCAGTTGTACATCATTTCCCCTGAAAAATCCTTGTATTGTACCCTATTAGTTCTTGGCATTAATATTTCATAGCACTCATTGTCTGGCTTCAGCTGTGTGGCTTACTACTTCAGTCTTGCTATCATACAACATGGCAGCAAACTTCTTTCTTActgttctccttctctttcagctACCCTtgtctttcattcattttctgccttaagtttaaaatattcatctgCTCATCTTGGCACAGGCTAGCTTCTGCTGCCTATGTGATCTGCTCCCTTTTGACATCACTTGTTCCTTTGTTCTTGGCAATGTGTCACTAAGTTCCTTCTTACCATCTTTTGCTATTACTtccttgctgtgttttctcCAGTGCTCCTTGTATCTAGAATGACTGCATAaattgtcttgtttttaaatgaaccCTTGGGAGCAGACGAATCAAAAATGACACAGGTACAGATTTCTACTTATTGTACTAAGCAGAGGTCACTACAGGAAAATTAAACATCTGTAGTAGAAGAGATCTAGGTCTTACTACTTGGTTCTGATCTATTGAAAGAGcttgcccagggatgtggtggatgccctgtccctggagactttaaagcgaggctggatcaggctctgagcaacctgatctagctgtggtgtccctgttcattgcaggggagttggacgagatggcctttaaaggtcccttccaactctgaggattctaggattttattttaataatatgcgaacaaatgcaaataaaactgaACTAACTGCAAAATAATACTGCCATAATTGTATGTTGGGATGTATCTCTTAAGAGACAGGAAAATCAATCAGCTGCTTCTTACATTTGCTCTTGAGAATTGGATTATAGAATACCAAAGGCCGTGAGACATGGTGAGGTGATGCAACATTTATGAAATGCATTCAAGtcctgaaagcaaactgtgttgtttttccttttaaccgTAGAAAGATTAAGTAAATACTAAAGTAAGACCACTGCTCGATGGAATGCTGGTCCCCCTGTCTTCCTTTTTGGCATGTACACACATAGGGCTCTCACTGATTTTAATAAGGGCTGTATACATTTATGTGGAAGCTGTGAGACTTACTAAGTTGTGTTACATCTATTAATTGCAGCAAACCTCACAAATGGGCAGTGGTAAAAAAAGAATGGGCTTGAATATTATAAGTACAGGATATGCCAAGTCAGAACCTGCCATCTGTTCACCAAGTTTCACTCATATGTGCCTTAGTAAGGCAAATAAACTCCTCTAGAACAAGGCTGTTCTTCCCTTAGTGCAGTGATCCACGGTCCACCATCAAATGCAATTCATAACCAAAGGACTAATCCTCCATAAGTGTTAGaatgtctgttttaaaacaaacaagatgtTGAGCTCTAATGAGTTGGATAGCTTTAAAAAGTTGAGCTTAAGGAGCAAAAATTCAAGTTTTAATAATGGTCCACTAGGCAGTTCTCAGTATGtacaatctttttttattaaaatacctATCACCAACAATTACAAAAACTTCAGTCCAACCAAACACCAGTGTCTGTCCCTTACACTCTAACCAAAGCTTAAGTAAGTGAGGTAAGCAATTTGGACATTATGTAAAATAGGAGCCATGGAACATATTTCCCGTATGTGTTAATATAAACCAGAAAAGTTGTGTAACATGTTGATGACTACTGGAATTTACACAGAGCTGTAGAAACTTCGGGTTGCAGTGTTCATTCATCATCATTTATGGTTATGAAATCAAGTCTCTGTCCTTGACTATTTATGAGCTATATTTTGAGATAGAGATGAATGCTTTGTCTCAGAATTAGGCCTTGTTAACAGACAAAACAACCACTGGGACAACACTGCATGTTTCACTACAAATGTGCGAGCCAGTTAGTTACAAATATCCTTCTGATAGCGATTTACTTAACACTTGGGGAACAAAAGTTTCCTGGGTCCAACAATGATCAGGTTCTTGTTACAGAGTGTACCCTCAGTGGCACGACTTGTCACCACTGCCTGCTAGATAGCCTATCTTTAACAGTATGtatacttctgaaaaacagcagctggcTGATGCAAACATAGCTAAGTCTTACCAAAAGGTTTCTCTGTTACATCTTTTCATTTATGAGgattttcccttctgttccctttccatttctgtctgATTCTCCTGTGAAATGCCATGGCTGAGCCCTGGGTAGCACTCCTGTTTTAAAGTACCTCTAACAAAGTAAATCAGACTTTGTGCATATATTATGATGGCAGAGGCCTGCAGTCTTTTGGAGATCCATTCAACATCTGGTACTGGTGAGCTctcagtgcaggagagcagTGTTGTGGTGAGTCAGTGCTCATGTGGTGTGCCCCTGGGGCAGAAAAACACCAGAGATCCCATGGGgatctgcagagcagctccaggtTGCTTCACTAGGAGAAACAATAAAGGAGAAGTAGGTCAGTGAGTTGTGGGAATGCCTGGCTGCTCCTCAGTCTGCCAGCTTGGGCCAGTGGGGCTAGCACTATTTCCTCAGCATCAGGAAATACTGTAGGACTGAAGTGATTAATACCCTCAGAACCAGATACACATGCATTTATCATGTGTTTGGATGCTGCGGTTCGTGTAGAAGAGAACACTGTTCAATGCTAAAAAGATGATGAGTGCAAGTGAACCATCCTTTGTAGCCCAAAGCccttaaaaaagagaaagcaagtcCAAATGTTTGTACTTGTGGTTTTACCATCCACagataacaaaaacaaaaagaactgtTACGGTGTCAGTGGATGCAAAAGAACGTAGCTGGGTGAGGAACAACAGCAGATGTGACTGTAACTCACTGATCATGGTTATCTTGCATTTAACTTTGTCTTAGTTTCTTCCATATTGGAAATCTTAAAAGACACAGCAATTCCTGTGTGGTTATTCTATTAAAGTATGAGTAAAATGTTTGTTCCAAGATCTTTTATACATTAGAGTAATAATGTCAGTTTTGTACATGTATTAGTTCAGCTTCATGCATTAAAAGGACTCCAAATTCCTTAGGACGCTTGATAGATCACAAAGCTGAGACAAAGGGAGACCACGTTCTGTATCCAGCCCCCAGATGTATTGAAACA
The sequence above is drawn from the Numida meleagris isolate 19003 breed g44 Domestic line chromosome 3, NumMel1.0, whole genome shotgun sequence genome and encodes:
- the PNRC1 gene encoding proline-rich nuclear receptor coactivator 1; the protein is MVTTTAPPPFLTRISAGTEDPRRLPSTLLQHLRRGDNNCENQPSCCLAGLGGSARPALKRVRRRKGKIRPGPAGLLPSRYQQFQQHRAGLGRRTPLGAHGPAELGTPIASAVSAAPGLVATPAEESLAPAPSRPAPSRPLRKEFLKNKMGKTEKAATPHGQPVHGLHLCEQPKINRQKSKCNVPLTKIASAKKIENFWQDSVPPEIIQKQEKKPLKNTENFRNAKSKKPITLTDANQKENYAGAKFSDPPSPSVLPKPPSHWVGGTAELSDQNRELMAVHLKTLLKVQV
- the BORCS6 gene encoding LOW QUALITY PROTEIN: BLOC-1-related complex subunit 6 (The sequence of the model RefSeq protein was modified relative to this genomic sequence to represent the inferred CDS: deleted 2 bases in 2 codons; substituted 1 base at 1 genomic stop codon); the protein is MVARSDRLLGEHGGGVRRATSSALCCYTGWARLLPPSRQSPCEDGGSGVPLRRAPPISANRRPLWPRPDQSEATQTLVAPPASAGRPIREDTNNGHAPVSXSRARSAKRTDGTGASPAEHRRPIPRSASSIGHAPSRRAANRRGRKQAAKRLPGGGGAFPPGPAMELPVPRPEAAAAPLAGEGASRDERSLEALSLAAGGGAVAGRSLPEGRQLPEGRRATLASALELEGTVLREGRLTQFVANNLERRIRLSGVPRGEPAAAAGGSSIPAIDPGALQDVVALAGQVAAQVDELLRNVHCGLQALTALSVGCIQTYRDGVESLGEAADLSIRAMYALVARCEELDRAMQPVPALAKRIRDMKGTLERLEGLCK